A genomic region of Anopheles merus strain MAF unplaced genomic scaffold, AmerM5.1 LNR4000021, whole genome shotgun sequence contains the following coding sequences:
- the LOC121601051 gene encoding uncharacterized protein LOC121601051 has product MSAKDKRKSGSTYRSIEANNKKLDAELFGESSEAGPSNIQTATSNVEFSEHPHCENHPCPFDEYIMQEEYVSDWVTIDAFDDMEVYEEVNEDYDEAEETIHSTQESQHEEEPFDELIRNRALKTYQTHQALNGLLEILRKKTDYQLPKDARTLLKTRQCGKETYPIAGGEFWFPGVRSVLKDHFRDVPPRVSKFSLNFSIDGLPLHKSTRKQFWPILMSIQEMPEVPVLMVGNFFGESKPKSVEEYLRPLVDELNGLMDNGIVIANKPIEIHVRAFIADSPARAFIKGSVYFNHTHGCQKCTVQGKYHSAHRVTCFPGMDHSARTHEDFVQSNYGAHHREKTPLMDLKHFDIIKQIIIADRLHLFDYGVTRTMLKGWKSGKLGGGAKWSEDTISKIDALLKEVELPLEFHRKLRSVEDIGLWNASEFQMFLHYASFIVLKDVLTDVQYDHFMKYYCAVTLLSSEVYKNDWLEAKCLLKEFVLDYGVIYGEHCITSNIHSLLHVYDDVDKFGPLYTISSYPFESKLQHVKNCLRNGHKVLVQAANRISEQKPSTASSNRTNLSFHF; this is encoded by the exons ATGTCGGCCAAAGACAAGCGCAAGTCAGGATCCACGTATAGATCCATAGAAGCCAATAATAAAAAGCTTGATGCTGAATTGTTTGGAGAGAGTAGTGAAGCTGGGCCAAGTAATATTCAGACAGCTACGTCAAATGTAGAGTTCAGTGAACACCCGCATTGTG AGAACCATCCTTGTCCATTTGATGAATACATCATGCAAGAAGAATACGTGAGTGATTGGGTTACTATCGATGCATTCGACGATATGGAAGTATATGAAGAGGTCAACGAAGATTACGATGAAGCTGAGGAAACTATACACAGTACACAAGAGTCTCAACACGAGGAGGAACCATTTGATGAGCTTATTCGAAATAGGGCATTAAAAACATACCAAACACATCAAGCGCTAAATGGACTATTAGAAATTTTACGTAAAAAAACGGACTACCAACTGCCGAAAGATGCTCGCACGTTGCTTAAGACAAGGCAATGTGGAAAAGAAACGTACCCTATAGCAGGGGGAGAATTTTGGTTCCCTGGGGTACGATCGGTTCTCAAGGATCACTTTCG CGATGTACCACCAAGAGTCAGCAAATTTTCGTTGAACTTTTCGATTGATGGACTTCCACTGCACAAGAGCACTCGAAAACAGTTTTGGCCCATATTAATGAGCATTCAAGAAATGCCGGAAGTTCCAGTATTGATGGTTGGCAACTTTTTTGGTGAATCGAAACCAAAGAGTGTTGAGGAATATCTGCGTCCGCTAGTCGACGAGCTAAATGGGTTGATGGATAATGGCATTGTAATAGCCAATAAGCCAATCGAAATACACGTTAGAGCTTTCATCGCGGACTCACCAGCGCGAGCATTCATAAAag GTTCAGTTTACTTCAACCACACACATGGTTGCCAAAAATGTACGGTGCAAGGAAAATATCACAGCGCACACCGAGTTACATGTTTCCCGGGAATGGATCATTCAGCAAGAACGCATGAAGATTTCGTCCAATCAAATTACGGAGCACATCATCGGGAAAAAACGCCTCTCATGGATCTTAAGCACTTTGACATCATAAAGCAGATTATTATAGCAGATCGTTTGCACCTCTTTGACTACGGCGTAACAAGAACAATGCTGAAAGGATGGAAATCAGGCAAATTAGGAGGGGGTGCCAAGTGGTCTGAAGACACAATAAGCAAGATTGATGCTTTGCTGAAGGAGGTGGAACTTCCTTTAGAGTTTCATCGCAAACTCCGTTCTGTTGAAGACATTGGATTGTGGAATGCTAGTGAGTTCCAAATGTTTCTACATTACGCGAGTTTTATCGTTTTGAAGGATGTATTAACAGATGTACAGTATGAccattttatgaaatattactgTGCGGTAACATTGTTATCATCCGAAGTGTATAAGAATGATTGGCTTGAGGCGAAATGCTTGCTAAAAGAGTTCGTTTTAGACTATGGTGTTATCTACGGGGAACATTGCATCACCAGCAATATACATAGTTTGTTGCATGTGTATGATGATGTAGACAAATTCGGCCCGCTTTACACCATTTCATCTTATCCCTTTGAAAGTAAGCTCCAGCATGTTAAGAACTGTCTTCGAAACGGTCATAAGGTTTTGGTGCAGGCTGCAAATAGGATATCGGAGCAAAAACCAAGTACTGCGTCATCAAATAGAACAAATCTCTCTTTCCATTTTTGA